ACTTGCCTGGTTTTAAGCACTATAAACATAATGGCAGCAGGCGCTGATTCAATATGTGAGTACTAACAATCTCCCACATGTTCATTTACTGATTTATGTAGCAGTCAATATGAACGAGCTTGAGCCATCTGCCACAGATCTCAAGACCAAAGATTCGCTCCACGTAGAAGAATCTCGTGTATTGCAGGAAAGGACCATTGGCGTGTTCGGGGCTGTTTCGCTCATTGTGAACAAGATCGTAGGCGCAGGGTATTTCCCAACCATCCTTACATCTCTATTGTCAATAAGTTAAACTTGGTTGATCAGAATCTTCTCTACCCCCGCGACGATATTCAAGCACAGTGGCAGTGTCGGCATGACTTTAATAATTTGGGCAATTGGAGGCCTGATCTCAACCTGTGGTGCGCTGATTATGCTAGAGCTGGGTACAAGCATGCCCCGAACAGGTGGAATGAAAGTGTATCTCGAGCGAGCCTTTTCGCCCAAGTTACTTGTCACATGCGTCTATCTGTTCTACTGTGTGTTTCTTCGTAGGTGCCTTCCCCCGGTTATCCCAAGTTAGCCACAATGAAGCTTAACCAGATCAGAGGTATCCGCAAGCAACGCCATAACAACATCCTCCTACCTGCTCCAAGCAGCTGCTGTTACCTCTACGACCTGGCGATTGCGTGGGTTGGCCATCGCCGCATCCGCATTTGCTGTTGGGATCCATACGGTATGGCCACAGGGCGGACGAAGGCTACAGGATGTACTGAGCGCCGTCAAACTTTTCATACTATTGTTTATTGTCTGTTCTGGATTTGCGGCCCTGGCAGGTCATCGTCATGTGTCTGATCCGCACAATTTCAGCTTCTCGACCTCCTTTCAGGGCACCTCTAAGAGCGGATATAGTATCGGCACGGCTTTGTTGAATGCGATCTTTGCCTTCCACGGCTACGATAACGTCAACACGGTTCTTTCCGAAGTGAAGAATCCGGCCAAAACCCTTCGCATTGCCCTACCCACCGCGATGGGCCTGATTACCGTGCTCTATATCCTCGCCAATATCGCATACGTGAGCTTTCTTCCACCCCTTttattcattcattcatcttttttattttggccctctctccttctctccttctcccaAGTCATGGCTAACAGTATTCATGGTAATCAAGTTCGCTGCTGTCCCTAAAAGCCAGTTCCTCGACTCGGACGTCACGATTGCCGCGTCTATGTTCAAGAACGTCTTCGGAGAATCGGCTGCCACCAAGGCCCTCCCAGCTCTGGTGGCTATATCCGCCCTAGGCCATCTCCTAGGCATCGCCTTCACCGTTCGTATGTTATTGCTCCCCTTATCTCCAAATCTTCTTAATCCCAAGTATCGCAGCTCGCGTGATCCAGGAACTCGGCAAAGATGGCATCTCCCCCTTCCCAAGCATTATCATGCAGAACCGGCCTTTCCGCACTCCCATAGTCGCGCTGTTTGTCCACCTAGCGGTAACAATTATTTT
This region of Aspergillus chevalieri M1 DNA, chromosome 4, nearly complete sequence genomic DNA includes:
- a CDS encoding uncharacterized protein (COG:E;~EggNog:ENOG410PW6R;~InterPro:IPR002293;~PFAM:PF00324,PF13520;~TransMembrane:12 (i30-50o62-87i108-126o146-166i178-200o220-238i259-280o310-334i355-378o390-409i421-443o455-480i);~go_component: GO:0016020 - membrane [Evidence IEA];~go_function: GO:0022857 - transmembrane transporter activity [Evidence IEA];~go_process: GO:0055085 - transmembrane transport [Evidence IEA]) — protein: MNELEPSATDLKTKDSLHVEESRVLQERTIGVFGAVSLIVNKIVGAGIFSTPATIFKHSGSVGMTLIIWAIGGLISTCGALIMLELGTSMPRTGGMKVYLERAFSPKLLVTCVYLFYCVFLQVSASNAITTSSYLLQAAAVTSTTWRLRGLAIAASAFAVGIHTVWPQGGRRLQDVLSAVKLFILLFIVCSGFAALAGHRHVSDPHNFSFSTSFQGTSKSGYSIGTALLNAIFAFHGYDNVNTVLSEVKNPAKTLRIALPTAMGLITVLYILANIAYFAAVPKSQFLDSDVTIAASMFKNVFGESAATKALPALVAISALGHLLGIAFTVPRVIQELGKDGISPFPSIIMQNRPFRTPIVALFVHLAVTIIFICAPPAGEAFNFVVKLSSYPSTVLLTATTIGLVKLRLDKGKGFCPPFSVPWPVIGFYLAGSLFLIVMPFVPPSANKADGQIPYWLSPVVSLAILALGIVYYELIFVLLPWVLRYQLYPVAVELSDGSRVTRYRKGF